A window of Daphnia pulicaria isolate SC F1-1A chromosome 4, SC_F0-13Bv2, whole genome shotgun sequence genomic DNA:
gggaattattattatacacacacacaaaagattcATCGACTTTTTATGATGATCGTCCTTTTAGCAGTTGAGAGTCTCCTAGAGATTTCCCCTAGATCAGaggggaaatttttatttattcaagatGAGTCACGTTccacatttgttttgttttttcggtgagaaaaaaaaagaaaaacgatcggTCGTTTTTTTGTCGGATTCAGCCCTTTATTGCCGTGTACTTGTCGttgttcccctttttttccaccgAAAAGGCGGCCGAACATCATCAAGTAGTTTTTTCCCTTGGTTCGTTTAGAGAAATCGAGGATGCGGAACGTCTTTTGAGGGGTGTGTCTCGTTTCCACCAACTCCCCCTTTtctctccatcatcatcatctgtgTGCGCGAAAGCGATTACGATTATAGCCAGCAAATTGTTGTAGAAATGGTCGCTAGATGGCGATGATAATGACTTGACAAatcgaccgctagatgtcgcTGGCGATTGACAGCTGGAAGCACATTTGAGAAGGAGGAGGGACGGACTTGatttcaaaaaagtaaaaaaattcaccCGCAGGGGGTATCGGTCCTCTAGCCGTCTCGCACTTGTTTTCTCTTACTACgtggtttttttctgttcccttttctcttctctcttccgttcttcttcttcttcttcttcttgttcgtcCTATCATTCCCCTTCAGCTGAACAACTGAGCGCCGCCATCCACAAGTCGCCACCACCAGCGCCATCATGGCCAACCAGCCCAACCAGCAGCCAGTTGGTAAAAGGTAGTCGGCCAACACAAGAGTGTAGCGTCAACGTGTTGCTAACTCGTCGGGGGCGAAaccattttttcgaaatatttatttcttcttcaacttgtgtgtgtgtgtcttgtctGATCGACATTGCTCAAATTGTCgacatttttcattcttttgacAGCAACAAGTTTATTCACCCAAAAAGTGTGATCGCGCCATGTTTCAACAGTGTGCCTCGTGTGTGTGAATTTTGGTGGCTAcgagtttatttcttttttcgtttgacagtgaacaaaatttggtgttttttttttatttagaaattgTTGAGTTGTGAGTGTGTTTGTGAGCCTTAGTGTCTTGGAAATCTCCCCAAaaaggattttcttttttaagtttgacacatttccgcctCAGGTAAGGAAATCAGACCGCGCCACTTGCAGTTGTATATACGAAATGTGTTTCTGctacatttttgtgtgtgtgtgtttgattgtctattttttcccatttgaaaTGGCGTGTGTTGTGCAGAGTGATACACTAACGGGTTGATTTCCATATGGGGTCGACCGTTGGCCACCACCACTGCTGCTGCGTAGAGAAAATGTTACGAcaatcgaaaaaatgtttgtgttgGTGTCCCTTTTAAACTTGTTATCCTATTTGGAGATATTTTCTCTCGAATCTTTTATTTCTACCAATATGGCGTACACACACATAACGAGTTTTTTCTCGGCCCTACCCACCACCACACggccatttttttccttcgacAACGGTCACTCGAGGGGGGCCCTACATGTGCCGGCCATATGGGGTCGACCTTGATTCTCTtctcttgtttgtttcaaacatCCAGcggaagttttattttttcgacggATGGGGGACCcgttttttttcatgaaatatGATCATCTCTCTTTCACCCCCAgcagaaaaattattatttttaattttaaaagtagaaCGCCGGTcaggtcgtcgtcgttggtcgaggttttgattattttatttttcgactcGGTTTCTGTGTCGTATCGGTCAGTTAATCAGTTGGGAAACGGACCGCACGGCCGTTGCTTATTTATCGGGATTGTGTCTGATGTGTCTGTTTGAGGTAAATGGGGCGTGGCCAGTTGCGAGGTGGagaaacacagacacacacacacgaaaatgatttcgacgGCGTGTTTTTGGCTACTGCCCTTATGGCCGACTGGTGTAAAATAGCCACCGTCtattttactttgaaaaaaaaagtagagcaTCCGCCGCTCCTTTTCggtgcggatggatggataccAGCTGTACACTACCCCCCACACCCACACACATTTTTTCCAGATAAAAGTTGAACCATGTTTCTTACAAGTGAAATTACAAACCActtggagaaaagaaaagaaagaaacaagttgATATAAACCAGACGCGCCAGACGCCAAAAATATGTTTCTTATGATTCATGATTGGTTAGAGTGAGGAAAAACGAGGCCAAACGGATaatgaacacattttttttttcctttattattCTCTTCGAGTGTGTTGTGCgcaaaaattattcttttttaaaaaagaataaaagaaaaattttgttctgtTCCCCCGACTGCGCACTTACCGTTACCAGCCGCAGTGTGTTACGGAGTTAGCGCGTGaacaaaatggaagaagaagaagaaacagcacGTAGCtgcacttttcttcttcttcttttatttttattgaatttcctcttttttttttttctgtgtgaatttattcttttttttttcgtagcgACTAGCGACACAACAAACAGCTGACCGACCGACCGAGAACGGTTTGTGTCGTCGTTACGGAAGCACGATGAACCCGGTCCCGCgtccgatttttatttttattttattttattttctatttttttgggttgttgcatCGTGGCGTGCCCATGggtttatatatttttgaaaaaataaaaaaaatccttgaaCTTGGTTGCGTTTCGGCTCGCTAGGTGGCCACGTTGACTCAATCACCGGCGGCGCCCCCCACCAAAACTGGCGGGCGCCTTctaatctttttctcttttttcccagcTGGTAAAACTTATAAGATAGGGGCtagacttttctttcttttttttccaccgatagcgtgtgtgtgtgtgtgactgtgaAGCCCCACGTGTGTCAGTAGTAGTTAGGAGTTGTTTGACTGTCACAGTCCTTGGGTGAGCCCCGTCGTTTCAAAGTCTCTTTTCTCGGCACACACATTTTCTACTTGGCAGTTGCAATTTCTCTCGTGTGTTttctgtgttttattttctatttgatcaATCTGGAAGTTTGTGTGCGTTGTGAGCCCGTTTTGGAATATCGAAAACAATTGACGATATAGTGTCCCGTTTTTTCCCGCCAAAAACTAACACCAGAAACCAGTTGGATTTGACACATCTCACACACGAAGGAGCGCCATCTTTTTcgcgtttgttttgttgttgatgtgcGCCATTTTTTCGGTCGGTAGCGAAATCATTCAGGtgagaaaacacacacacactcgaagCTATCGAGatgcttcaatttcttttatgaatagaagaaaaataagaccgACAGACCGTGGtggaaaaacatttcacaCGACGGATGGGCTACTAATCGGCCATTCAATCGTCTCACTCGACTtggcaaagaaaaaggaaaaaacaatcgATCGAATTCcggatttcatttttctattttccccattcaaaaaatttatatttacctTGAGAAAAGATCAGAAAGaacaaatggatgaaaagagaccctcctcttttttctttccatcttttttggtCACGCACTCCAAAAAAACATTCTCTCCGCCATTGTTCTTAACTTTCTTGCGTccacttttcttccttctcccgccaaaaaagttgaaacattttttaaaaacaacattttgaacggttgtgtgtgtatatatttagGGGTTGTttcgaaacatttcaaaaacctATCTGACAGCAGcagaaaaatagttttattttattttccactcAAATGGAGAGTTGAGGGGGaggtttttttgaatttattacgGAAACTACTACAACCACTACCACTTCTTTtgtagagagggggggggacgGAAGCTTTATTTCTAGACCTGTGtggaacttttatttttaaatatttcattttctacctggggttaaataaaaagatagtAGAAGAGAGACTCTTTGGGGTTCATccagcaagagagagaaaaagggggcGACCTGATTAGTGTGAAGGGGGGGAGAAAGAAGGTGGtgtagtgggggggggggatagatgAAAGGAGATTTTGTTCACCTTGCAGGTAAAATGCCTTGAAGgcatgtcttcttcttcttcttctcctttcatcCCGAAAGaagcacaagaagaagaaataatataaaaaaggagCCTCCGAGTGGTTGTTTCCAACTTGTGCATGTGCCTTCCGGGTGGGTTTCCATCCACACACATTCCTCAACTCTCTCTCGGTTGCTTTAACACACGGCCAAAgagattttttccttttttccaacGTAGTATATacaacacacagacagacaacctttttcttcttcttcttcttttatactcTCGGATGTTTCGTCAAAAAATCAGACGCGCCCAGTTGGTTCGCAGTCGCCAACCGATCCGGTTGTTGGCCCGTCTGGCATCCATCGAGAGTTaagatttgtgtgtgtgtgtttccagtttttttttggtcttttgaccatttttagacacaaaacaaATTGGTTCAAAggggttttttgggggggtgttGGTTGACTAATTGTGGACGAGGTgtgacgcacacacacacactcgagtGTGCGGAATGACTCGGATGACTCTGTCGAAATGCGTCTGCTGAGAACTTGTTGCGTTTGCCAATGTCGTAGCGGCTCGAGGAGTCCTCGTCATCACCGTAAACgaaggaaaaggagaaaaagtggcggcggtggccgtcacggtggtggtgggagTAGCGATCGAGAGTCGGTCAGTGGGAGTGAAACCGGAGGAGTTGTTGGTGGAGCTGTCGTTGCGGCGGCATCGGctgcagcacagcacagagcGGAAGCAGTCGATCAACAGCGGACGAGTGGCGGTGGCAGTCGACGGTCCGGTGGCGGGAGTAAACGCCGCCAGCGTGCTACTTACCGCTACGAGGTGGTCTATCGTCGTGAAGAGTTCAGTCACGACTATTTGGACCATCCAGAaatagacgaagaagaagaacaagtccaaaaccgccaccaccaccagcaactCCCGATATTCCGGCCGGTGCCGGAAGGACAGCCAACCGATTCGCAAccactgcagcagcagcagcaacaacaacaacaaccgtctGCAGTCGTTCCGTTCCAGTCGGCTGATTACAGCCTTTTGAGCAATTACGGACGGCTGGAGGATTTTCATCCGCCAGCTCTCCACAGTGCCGTTCATAGCTGGGAGCAACAACAACGTCaaccaccacaacaacaacaacaacaacattcgtGCTATAACGATCAACCTCTATATCAGAATTTCGGTGGTacttagttgttgttgtccatcttcttttttatttttactacggaaaaaattcgattccggcccccttttttttttggtcagcCCAGGAACAACTGACACCATTTCTGAGCACTTCGTGCTGTCCGGTTAAGAGTAGAGAgcgagtagagagagagaggtggcGAGATGTTTGTTGGCAGGTGGCAGCACCGATTTAGGCCTCTTGAAattacctttttattttattttttaacaaaatcttttttttttttttttcgttttttaactagcaacttttattaataataaaacgcAAAAAATAACGGGAGTGGCGGTCGCATTCGAACGTGCCCAGatgtttcattcttttttttttttggcagacgcgaaagaaaaattttgttttattttttcgggaaactaaaaaattacaaatttatttatttattttgacagGTGGATTGACGAAGGATTTACGCGAGTACCTGACGACTCGCTTTGCTAAAGGCTCTGTGGACCATGAGCTGCAGACGACCATTCGAGACAACTTGTACCTGCGGACAGTGCCCGTGACGACTCGGCCGAGGCGGCCAGGAGAGACGGACGGACTTGACTACACTTTTCTCAGTTTGGAGCAATTCCGGCTGCTGGAAAAGAACGGATCGCTGCTCGAAAGGGGCATTTATGACGGTAAAAGAAATTCCCCCCAACTCCAACTCCGCATTCCGCAATCGATAATTTTTGCCTTAATTCAAGCGCGACGGTCCGATGGATGGACGATAGTAATTGGCATTTCGGGCTTCTGCCTTTTAAGACCCTCTATAGATGGAATTAAGTCTTACGCATGCGGCTCTTCTTATCTCTCCCTACAAAAACCCCTTCCGCTCTAGCACGTTTGAATGGCTTCTCTTCCGGATGGGATTTCATTGATttaacctcctcctcctcctcgttcACCCTCCGTCCCACCTACTGAGCAAATATTTCTCCTCTTTCGGGAattctttttgaaagaaacatTCAACAACCGCCTATGACTTTACTACGGCGACATTTGATCCGGCCGCCGCATGCTGATGAGTGTTGCAACCCAaccagaatagaaaaaaacaacaacgagataaaataataaatacaagacaagaaagaagagaatgaaATACACGCCCCAATCGTGGTCGGCTTCTTTGCCGAGATCGACCGCCCGCCGTGCACTGGGCCGCATTGTCGCTACTCCGCCGGTTCTCTTACGGCGCGCCAGGAGGAGATCCTTTTCCGACCTCTACACGACGACGCCTTTCGATTCCGATAACTTTGCCACCGACTCGGCCAGCCTCTTGCAGTTACTAACAACCGACGATGACCCCAAACTaaccttctcttcttcttcgactacTTCTTCTACTACTTCGACTAATGACGTCACAACTGCCAATCGCACTCTATCCGCACTCAATCCCGTTTTCTTAAACTCACGATGGTCGACAGGTAGTTTGGTCGCTTTGAGTTGTCATTGTGTGTTTGTGGGTCCGGTACAACTCGCCTCTTTGTCGTCCATCCGCTTCTTTACACAACAGTCCAGTCCAACAATCCGGTCCAGAAatgttgattgattgaattttgGTTGATCTAATTTGTGTacggttttgttatttttagggAATTATTACGGGACGCCGAAACCTCCGTTGGATTCCCCGTTGGTCTTGCCATCGACACCTTTAGCCCAGTCATCGACGACAGCGTTGCTccagcacaacaacaacaacaacttgccgtcgagtggtggtggtggtaccaCTTCATCATCGTTGCTCTTGTTGGCCGGAGCACATCCCAGCTCGGAGGGTAAACGTCGACGAAACCGCTCGAATGTGGAAGCGATGGCCGCCGCACAGAACGACGGCGATCCAGACCCCAGCAATTGCAGcggtggaggaggaggcctTGACCACCAACCTGTCCACTCTTCGATGCAGCATCTGAATCCATCGCAGAGGATGGGCGGCGGTGCtaacggaggaggaggagctccCATCTGCAACAACAGCATAGGAGGCAGCAATAATAACATGTCGATTCCCAGTTACAGAGAAGATGGAGGTGGCGCCATGGGCGGATTATCCGAAGCCGAATTGGGACCCCTTCCGCAAAATTGGGAGAAGGCCTACACGGAACGAGGCGAAGTCTATTTCATCGAGTAAAACAATTATAAACATTTAATTCCGGATGATCTGAatgattcaatttatttttaataacagCCATAATACTGGAACGTCTCAGTGGCTGGACCCGAGACTGTCTAAAATCCAGAAAAAGTCGCTGGAAGAGTGCGCCGAAGACGAGTTGCCTTACGGCTGGGAGAAGATTGACGACCCGACGTACGGCACGTACTACATCGACCACGTCAATCGCAAAACGCAGTACGAGAATCCGGTGACGCAGGCCAAGAAAGGCGGAAGCAGCGAGCCTGGAACGGGCAGCAGTCCGCCAGGGCCTCCAGGAGGATTACCCACTGGCAACGCCAGCAGTACAGATTCCGGCAACAGCACCTACCCTCGCCTCaagaaacaacagcaacaacagcagcaacaacaacaatcgaaCGAGAGCGGCGGagtcggaggaggaggacacaATGGCAACAACCAACCGCCGGCCCCATTACCCAAACGCTCCAATAGTGAGTCCAGATTAAATCTCCACGGTTACGGAGGTAACTGGCGCTCTCTTTTTCTatcattaacatttttttcccgttcgtgattttttatttcatctaaTATTGTTTCGGGTGGATTGGactagttttaaaaattttccgtTCTGACCCGGAATTCCGAactaaactattttttaatagtcgcctcgtgaaaaattttcggtttaggaggaaaaaaatataacccGATGCtgagcggagagagagagagagtggcaataatatcaataactattaacatttttgtgctttttaaaaaaaagtgccgatTGTTTCGACCTCAATTTGGTCGGAGGGGGTTGAGAGAACCAGATGAAATGTAACTTGGTGTTTAATGACGCGAGGGTATGGCGGACGAAAAGGTTTGGGGATTTTTATTTCGTCTGGTCGTTACGTCAGCCATTCGAGACGGGCTCACGCAAGTTCCGCTCTCTAATAACATTCTCGggacccctttttttgttttcgtcttttcctttttacacGTTTCCAGCAACAATTTGGTTTTCCAGCTACCAAATGGGTTTGTGTTGGCTCGGTGATTAACAATTGGTTCTCATTTTAACCGTCTACACCCAACGGTTTTTTTCCTCAACAATTCGACGACGTTAAaccaaattcttattttattttttgattttattttatttgtctcAGGTTACAACCGGCCGTTCTTCACGAGAAATCCGTCCGAGTTGCAGGGCGAGCGGATCTGTACGACGTTGCTCAAATCCAACCGCGGACTGGGTTTCACCATCGTTGGCGGTGACGACAGCGAGGAAGAATTCCTCCAGATCAAATCGGTCGTTCCGCACGGACCCGCCTGGGTCGACGGACGCCTACAGACGGGTAATTATAGAACTTATTCCTTCCCGCTTCCACccacacacgaaaaaaatatGTGATGAATCATCCGattgtgaaaaaagaaaaattccgctTTCCTCCATTGGTGGGCATCAACACCCGCATGTTGTTGACGGTTGTGGTCCCGAAGTTCTCCTCGGccaaacaccaaaaaacaaatttggaaccgcccactttttcccctttgataaatgttttattgttgTGCGATTGTTACATCAGTTGAGAAATGTGTTGCGTTTCATCTTCTTATCTTTTGGAAATTTTCTGtttcgatttgatttgataaaaATCCAGGCGACGTTTTGGTGTACGTGATGGATCAGTGCGTTCTGGGCTACACCCACCACGATATGGTGAACATGTTCCAGTCTATAGCGCCGGGCCAGGCCGTTGCGTTGGAAGTCTGTCGAGGATATCCTCTGCCCTTCGACCCGAACGATCCCAACACGGAGATTGTCACCACCGTGGCCGTTGCCCAGCAGGACGGCAACAAGGGGCCGTCTCGTCCCGGAAGTGCCGACCTGCTCATGCATCAGGGCTCCTCTTCATCcgagcatcaccaccaccaccaggatAATAACGACATGGCTCACCGATTTGACggtgagaaaaaataagaattcaaaatatatccatccatccattcccGGAATGGATGggaaagaggaaattttttttctaaattcttcaatttatttattttgaacaaatAACCAACAATTGCGGATGTTTTTTGGTTGGTGTCTTGGTTATAACAGGTGATGAATACGGCGATGGCGGAGTCAACGGCAATCCATCAGGAGGCTCGATTGGCAAGGTTGAATTCCTGACGGTGCAAATTACCAAAGGTGCTATGGGATTTGGATTCACGATCGCTGACAGCGCCTACGGCCAGAAGGTCAAGACCATATTGGACAGGCCGCGCTGCAAGAATCTCCAAGAAGGCGACATCCTGGTTGACATTAACGGCATCAACATGAGACACATGAGTCACGGCGAAGTTGTCCaggtaaaatatataaaataaatataaaataaattggaGTGGAGGATGTTGtccagggaaaaaaaataagaaaataatcgCTCCTTTTGCGGTTGGACTTTGGAAACACAATTTCTCGGTATTCCCgttcgttatttttattttatttcattttttccgaCGCAGGTGCTGAAGGACTGCGCTTGGGGTCGCGAAGCGTCCATTACAGTCCAGCGTGGCGGAGCGGCAACGCCCACGAAAAACAAGTGGAAAAAGGGTGGAATTAAAGACCAggaccagcaacaacaacagccgccCGTCAGTCCGCGCAAACCCCCAGTCGGCGCTGGACTGTTTCGCAGTAAAACGCCCACGGCCGACCTTTACAGGTTTGTACcgaggaaaataagaaaaaaaattacatcatgttgttgttgttgttgttgttgttgttaatggCAGTTATTTACAGACAACATTGTGACACTTGATTGCCCactcatttgttttcttttcctttatttatatttttcacagCGCCCAGACGAAGGAAGTGGTGCCCATCAGACCGAAAACGCCACTGGTAGACACTCGCAACCGGCCCAAAACGCCTTCAATGGGAGTGGGCATGAGTGGCGGTCCGTCGTCTCAGCCGTCGTCACTGCCGGATCATTTGGAACAGCACCGGGAAATCAACCGGACACCTGTCAACGCTCTGGCGGAGCAGTTCCAGAACGGCATGAACTTCCAGGACAATAACGGAGTGGTGGGAGGTTAcaacagccagcagcagcagcaacggaacATGATGAATCGAAGTCGAAGTCCAGGCAGAGAACTGGACTCGCATCCGTCGATGCAGATGCACTACGAGAACGGTCTGCCGCCGGACGCTGGCTACGGTGGCATGCCCAACGGTTACCCACCGGCTTACGAGTCCGACTACGGCCGGATGGGTCAACCCTCTCGCAATGCCCGTTCCGATCCTTACGCTCCTAATCCTTACACCGGTGGATCTTACTCCATGGACGCCTCACGTCCAATGGATTACGGGTACcaagaaatcaatttaaattcatttgaatctttttaataattttgtttcattccgTCAACAGTTACGGCTATTCAGGAATGAATGGACCGAACGTTCCGGATTATCCGGAAGAGAACCTGGGCCAGTTCCACCGTCAGGATTCCGGCTACGGCACTCAACCGCAGTCGGTGGTTGTGGgttacagcaacaacaatagcaacagcagcaacaacctcCTCCGTCAGAATGCTGGGCCGGGCTCGTTTGCCCCGCTCAAAGAAGGCACCAGCTTCGATCACGAATTGTCGTCGTATCCGCCCAGCATGTCGACTGGCGGCCGTCCGGATGTGGCGATGAGGAGGCCGGGTCCCAACAGCGTCAACAGCagcggcggtggcggtggcggAGGAGTAGGTGGAGGTGGAGGAGGCAATCCAGCAGTCAATTCGTCGTTGGGTCAGCAATCGCTGCCGCCGCCCGGCGAGTGGATGGAAATGAACGTGACGCTCTTGAGGCACGAAACGGGTTTCGGCTTCCGCATCGTCGGCGGCACGGAAGAAGGGTCGCAGGTCTCTATCGGGCACATAGTTCCGGGCGGAGCGGCCGATCTCGACGGCCGGCTCCGAACCGGTGACGAAATCTTGGCCGTCGATCTGATGTCGGTCGTTCACACATCTCACCACCACGTCGTCCAGCTGATGGGCGCGGCCGCTCTCAACGGCCGAGTTTCCATCACGGTTCGGCGCTGGATACCCCTCCATCCGTCGTCCATCTCCCCACAAGGTAAAAGACTatacaaaatttggccaattcAAACTCCCCccgaagaaaaatagaaatgggaTCAATCGACTTGTTTTGAATGAATTGATAAGTCACGCCTTTGCTCTCGATTGTGTTTGACCCACATAGATACTGGGTATCCGGGCGGAGTTGGCGACGGCAGCGGCCTGATTTACCCGTACGACGTGACTGTGGTGCGTCGCGAGGATGAAGGTTTCGGCTTCGTCATCATCTCGTCGGTGACGAAGGGCGTCTCGTTCATCGGCCAAATCATCCCTGACAGCCCGGCCAAGCGCTGCTCTCAGCTGCACGTTGGCGACCGCATTTTGGCCGTCAATCACCACGACATATCGAGGCTTCACCACGGCGATATTGTCAACCTCATCAAAGATTCCGGCTACACCGTGACGCTCACCGTCGGACCTCCTCTGGACGACACCGCCTCCAGCAACGCCTCCAACTCTCACCGGGtaagtttctttttgctttctcTCATCGGGGGCGATCTCTGATTATCTAGACCGTCCATCATCTACTATAAAAACAACGTCAAACGTTATTATTTGATGCCAAATAAAGACTGCGGCCCAATTGAtctgacatttttatttgtaatcatTTTGTTTGGTGACGcttaaattaattcattcaaatgatttttttttttaaacaaaacaaaacacatttaATATCTAAACCATAAATAATTGAATGATTAACGGGGTGGGTTTGGTGTTGGTTAACACGATTTTGCCTGCCGTTTTttgtttatgtgtgtgtgcttttgTTTGAATCTGCTtatctaaattttatttttaaacattttttttttctcttctctgccACTCTGCCACTTCCTGCCTCTTTCTGTCGCTtcctatttcattttgtttctttacaaaaaaaaagtcttccgATGCCATGGTAACCGCCCAAGCCTTGCCTGCTCCTCCTGCTAGTGACGGTACTAGGAGCCCCAgcaggtattttattttattttatgttttattctttttttctatctttctttctttttatgaaaaaacaaaactacaaatatttttttcttcctttgggTCTTTTTATTCCGTTTGCCCGAGGCATTTATCAaacttgtttcatttgatttgatatcGGGAAAAAacgttgaaaaatatttttacagtCGCTTGACCCTTTCTTCGTTCGAATCGAGTCATATTTGGTTATGAGCGATCTCCCTCTTTCGCTCCAGTCATTAATTATTCATGAGGGACCAACCGAAAAAAGATTCCGATTCTAGATTTTTCCGACTCGATTTCTTGGAACTCATTAGCCGCCCGCCTGATTATCCAGGAACCTTGACAACAACACaaagtcaacaacaacaacaacatcaaaattcattttttttcctcctcctgtgGGCATTAATTGATAAAAGATGcggacaatttttgttttcttaccctgaactaaaaaaacaaaaaacaaattggtcgcgcttttttttttcgtttgccgTTGGACTCGTCAATGTCTTAATCACGCCTTTTTTACACGAATAAAAAGACCCAAACAAATGCGTAATTAAGACGTCTTGAATAACTCCAccatcttttattctttttctactttcttgcattttattttatttatttttccttatggctttttgtttgaatgtgGCTTTATTTGCTGATGGGTTCATGGTTTTTACAGAATTGACGCTTATCACCAACAATATGCCTACAACCAGGAAGATCAGATCGATGGGCCGATGATTGTAAGTTTTCCTTGTCCCCCATCCGGCCGTcgtcacatttttattttattttttgttattattatcattattattttcaacagAAATTTTTACTGATTTTGTCACGCTGgattaatttaattgttttaaatttta
This region includes:
- the LOC124336863 gene encoding membrane-associated guanylate kinase, WW and PDZ domain-containing protein 1-like isoform X2 encodes the protein MRLLRTCCVCQCRSGSRSPRHHRKRRKRRKSGGGGRHGGGGSSDRESVSGSETGGVVGGAVVAAASAAAQHRAEAVDQQRTSGGGSRRSGGGSKRRQRATYRYEVVYRREEFSHDYLDHPEIDEEEEQVQNRHHHQQLPIFRPVPEGQPTDSQPLQQQQQQQQQPSAVVPFQSADYSLLSNYGRLEDFHPPALHSAVHSWEQQQRQPPQQQQQQHSCYNDQPLYQNFGGGLTKDLREYLTTRFAKGSVDHELQTTIRDNLYLRTVPVTTRPRRPGETDGLDYTFLSLEQFRLLEKNGSLLERGIYDGNYYGTPKPPLDSPLVLPSTPLAQSSTTALLQHNNNNNLPSSGGGGTTSSSLLLLAGAHPSSEGKRRRNRSNVEAMAAAQNDGDPDPSNCSGGGGGLDHQPVHSSMQHLNPSQRMGGGANGGGGAPICNNSIGGSNNNMSIPSYREDGGGAMGGLSEAELGPLPQNWEKAYTERGEVYFIDHNTGTSQWLDPRLSKIQKKSLEECAEDELPYGWEKIDDPTYGTYYIDHVNRKTQYENPVTQAKKGGSSEPGTGSSPPGPPGGLPTGNASSTDSGNSTYPRLKKQQQQQQQQQQSNESGGVGGGGHNGNNQPPAPLPKRSNSYNRPFFTRNPSELQGERICTTLLKSNRGLGFTIVGGDDSEEEFLQIKSVVPHGPAWVDGRLQTGDVLVYVMDQCVLGYTHHDMVNMFQSIAPGQAVALEVCRGYPLPFDPNDPNTEIVTTVAVAQQDGNKGPSRPGSADLLMHQGSSSSEHHHHHQDNNDMAHRFDGDEYGDGGVNGNPSGGSIGKVEFLTVQITKGAMGFGFTIADSAYGQKVKTILDRPRCKNLQEGDILVDINGINMRHMSHGEVVQVLKDCAWGREASITVQRGGAATPTKNKWKKGGIKDQDQQQQQPPVSPRKPPVGAGLFRSKTPTADLYSAQTKEVVPIRPKTPLVDTRNRPKTPSMGVGMSGGPSSQPSSLPDHLEQHREINRTPVNALAEQFQNGMNFQDNNGVVGGYNSQQQQQRNMMNRSRSPGRELDSHPSMQMHYENGLPPDAGYGGMPNGYPPAYESDYGRMGQPSRNARSDPYAPNPYTGGSYSMDASRPMDYGYGYSGMNGPNVPDYPEENLGQFHRQDSGYGTQPQSVVVGYSNNNSNSSNNLLRQNAGPGSFAPLKEGTSFDHELSSYPPSMSTGGRPDVAMRRPGPNSVNSSGGGGGGGVGGGGGGNPAVNSSLGQQSLPPPGEWMEMNVTLLRHETGFGFRIVGGTEEGSQVSIGHIVPGGAADLDGRLRTGDEILAVDLMSVVHTSHHHVVQLMGAAALNGRVSITVRRWIPLHPSSISPQDTGYPGGVGDGSGLIYPYDVTVVRREDEGFGFVIISSVTKGVSFIGQIIPDSPAKRCSQLHVGDRILAVNHHDISRLHHGDIVNLIKDSGYTVTLTVGPPLDDTASSNASNSHRSSDAMVTAQALPAPPASDGTRSPSRIDAYHQQYAYNQEDQIDGPMIDGSEAYPPIEEDQLYAVELSRGTRGFGFSIRGGREFHNMPLFVLRIADNGAAAQDGRLRVGDQLIEINGISTKNMTHADAIELIKNGGMVVRLLLRRGNIAPPMGENGQMLSPSSTGSPTTPSGMMEMMRPNSSMAQPHHGSYGSNGPLSQLHQADSRMPNGIPVGHQQQQSQQQQQLQQQQQLQQQQQQQQQQQQQYTGPPPYMMGPRGMPNGGMRGHVPAPLNVPPSQRNLNGPLSHSSPRVIGAAGNVVGDYYWGS